The following proteins are encoded in a genomic region of Methanomicrobia archaeon:
- the hdrB gene encoding CoB--CoM heterodisulfide reductase subunit B, with protein MSEETKEYAYFLGCITPNRYPGIEASAKKVFKEFGIETKEMVGASCCPAPGVFGSFDMYTWLPIAARNLAIAEEMGLEIYVTCNGCYGSLQEADHLLKEHPKLKEKVNEILGKAGREYKGTTEVHHSIVVLHDEVGLDRLKERVTKPMKDVNVAIHYGCHFLKPSEVRGHGSAETPNVLEDIVKAIGAKETVYKDKLMCCGAGGGVRTADTPTALEWTRQKLVSMIEEGADCVIHPCAFCHLQLDRGQYEINKAFGTSFDLPVLYALQLVGLAMGMSEKELGLDQQTTKMSEKLLK; from the coding sequence ATGAGCGAAGAAACGAAGGAGTATGCTTATTTCCTTGGTTGTATCACACCGAACAGGTATCCGGGAATAGAAGCATCGGCGAAGAAGGTCTTTAAGGAATTTGGAATAGAGACAAAAGAGATGGTGGGTGCTTCCTGTTGTCCGGCACCTGGTGTCTTCGGCTCTTTTGACATGTACACATGGCTACCTATTGCAGCGCGGAATCTCGCCATCGCGGAGGAAATGGGACTTGAGATCTATGTGACGTGCAACGGATGTTATGGCTCGCTGCAAGAAGCCGACCATTTGCTTAAAGAGCATCCAAAGTTAAAGGAAAAGGTCAATGAGATTTTAGGTAAAGCCGGAAGGGAATATAAGGGAACTACGGAGGTGCATCATTCCATTGTGGTTCTTCACGATGAGGTTGGACTAGATCGGTTAAAAGAGCGAGTAACGAAGCCGATGAAGGACGTGAATGTAGCGATACATTACGGGTGTCACTTCCTCAAGCCGAGCGAGGTGCGGGGGCATGGATCTGCGGAAACACCTAACGTTCTAGAGGACATCGTGAAGGCAATCGGTGCAAAAGAAACAGTTTACAAGGATAAGCTGATGTGTTGCGGTGCCGGCGGCGGCGTGCGAACTGCGGACACCCCAACGGCTTTAGAATGGACACGTCAGAAGTTGGTGAGTATGATCGAAGAGGGCGCAGATTGTGTAATTCACCCCTGTGCGTTCTGCCACTTGCAACTTGATCGTGGCCAATACGAGATAAACAAGGCGTTTGGCACCTCTTTTGATCTGCCCGTTCTCTATGCTTTGCAACTCGTTGGACTCGCAATGGGAATGAGCGAAAAGGAGCTGGGTTTAGATCAGCAAACCACCAAGATGTCTGAGAAATTGCTAAAATAA
- the hdrC gene encoding CoB--CoM heterodisulfide reductase subunit C — protein sequence MGTLMDEIIEWGGGVFGEEHMESLMQCVQCGKCTGGCPSGRITALRTRKLFRMAQEDMKEEIFNAPELWFCTTCYTCYERCPKGVKCTDIIRTIRNLAAKEGHMSVPHRMIGVYALKTGHGVPIGPDQMKIRESIGLESQPPTTQKYKEQLEQIQTICKETGFDKLIDFDWGKMNLKEAEEKK from the coding sequence ATGGGAACATTAATGGATGAGATAATTGAATGGGGCGGAGGCGTCTTTGGCGAAGAGCACATGGAATCGCTGATGCAGTGCGTGCAGTGCGGGAAGTGTACTGGCGGCTGCCCATCAGGACGAATTACAGCACTACGAACTCGAAAGTTATTTCGGATGGCACAGGAGGATATGAAAGAGGAGATTTTCAACGCTCCTGAACTGTGGTTCTGTACAACCTGTTACACGTGCTATGAACGCTGCCCGAAAGGGGTAAAGTGCACGGATATCATACGGACGATACGGAACCTGGCCGCGAAGGAGGGACACATGTCCGTGCCCCATCGGATGATTGGTGTGTATGCGTTGAAAACCGGCCATGGCGTGCCGATCGGTCCTGACCAGATGAAGATACGGGAATCGATCGGACTGGAATCACAGCCACCAACCACGCAGAAATACAAAGAACAACTGGAGCAAATACAAACAATCTGCAAAGAAACGGGCTTCGATAAGCTGATTGATTTTGATTGGGGTAAAATGAACCTTAAAGAAGCGGAGGAGAAGAAATGA
- a CDS encoding DUF460 domain-containing protein, translated as MADSYARRRYTIVGIDPGTTVGIAMIDLRGKLVEVFSAKNYSISDAIAWIAARGRPLIVASDVTPTPAMVKKISSVFASPVHDLGESLSTDEKIALTKGEDYEYKNAHERDALAACVNAFKHYKRKFTQVQKKTPAGVNVEVVKAMVVQGVSISAAIDRLIAPEEEKEQVTEEPRQSEGDSGVERERDGKTILRLRGLLKDKDARIELLEERITALETRLEEGEWERARLKRKLDSTRSASTRALKKAEEIRKRDRAIESLRAEVRAREQEKAELRGIIEALKGGGKRDVQGGKRITVIQTFSHDAIVDADKNYGLNKGDVVFLKDGSGGGASTAELLAKKGIVAVIYGKELSHFAVDTFSQFDIPTFSTHELPLLSIGDDDEEEGAFAFVDLHLLNERMEEWKRARREKEVVLLNR; from the coding sequence ATGGCTGATTCATACGCACGACGACGCTACACCATCGTTGGCATTGATCCGGGCACGACGGTGGGAATTGCCATGATCGACCTCCGGGGCAAACTGGTAGAAGTATTCAGCGCGAAGAATTATTCGATTTCAGATGCCATAGCATGGATCGCAGCGCGTGGAAGGCCTTTGATCGTCGCTTCTGACGTTACGCCTACACCCGCGATGGTGAAGAAGATAAGCAGTGTCTTCGCTTCTCCGGTTCATGACCTGGGCGAATCTCTGTCCACGGACGAGAAGATCGCACTGACGAAAGGCGAAGATTACGAATACAAAAACGCCCATGAGCGAGACGCATTAGCAGCCTGCGTTAACGCGTTCAAGCACTACAAGAGAAAATTCACACAGGTGCAGAAGAAGACGCCCGCGGGTGTAAATGTGGAAGTGGTAAAGGCGATGGTGGTACAAGGCGTGTCAATAAGCGCGGCCATAGACCGGCTGATCGCTCCTGAAGAGGAGAAAGAGCAAGTTACGGAAGAGCCAAGGCAGAGCGAGGGCGATAGCGGTGTGGAGCGTGAGCGGGATGGTAAAACGATCCTCAGATTACGTGGTCTCCTGAAGGATAAAGACGCGCGAATCGAGCTGCTGGAAGAACGCATAACAGCGCTCGAGACACGTTTAGAAGAAGGGGAGTGGGAGAGAGCACGCTTGAAGCGGAAACTCGATTCCACACGTTCAGCGAGTACGAGAGCGTTGAAAAAAGCGGAAGAGATACGAAAGCGGGACCGGGCGATTGAAAGCTTGAGAGCGGAAGTGAGAGCGCGCGAGCAGGAGAAAGCAGAGCTAAGGGGCATCATCGAGGCCCTGAAAGGCGGAGGGAAACGAGATGTACAGGGTGGAAAGAGGATTACGGTGATACAAACGTTCAGCCATGATGCGATCGTGGATGCCGATAAGAACTACGGGCTTAACAAAGGCGATGTCGTGTTCCTTAAAGACGGCAGTGGCGGTGGGGCAAGTACTGCGGAACTATTGGCGAAGAAAGGTATCGTTGCGGTAATCTACGGCAAAGAGCTCTCGCATTTCGCTGTTGATACCTTCTCTCAGTTTGATATTCCTACGTTCTCCACGCACGAGCTACCGCTGCTGTCAATCGGTGATGATGATGAAGAAGAGGGAGCGTTCGCTTTTGTGGATCTGCACCTTCTCAACGAGCGGATGGAAGAATGGAAGCGGGCGCGGCGGGAAAAGGAGGTGGTACTGCTAAATCGTTAA
- the mch gene encoding methenyltetrahydromethanopterin cyclohydrolase produces MISVNEYGLDVFEDMMDLAEDLQVGIAELDNGTTLIDAGVEEKGGFAAGLYVSRICMADLADITFNSFDLGKLVVPAVELTTDHPVIACMASQFAGWRIKVGKFFGMGSGPARALSLNPKELYEEIDYTDDADEAVLVLESNTMPDAEVTAAIAKACTVEPEDLYIVVVPTASIAGSVQISARGIETGVHRLEVLGLDINRIKHAHGLIPISPLVGDDLKCMGSTNDCIMYCGRMYYSIDYEDVEELKGYVKSVPSMNSKDYGKPFYVTFKEAEFDFYKIDAASFAPAEVTVNELNSGKTFTSGKINPEVLLESFGVESI; encoded by the coding sequence ATGATAAGTGTGAATGAGTATGGACTGGACGTTTTTGAGGACATGATGGACCTTGCAGAGGATTTGCAGGTGGGCATAGCGGAGTTGGATAATGGGACAACGCTCATAGATGCAGGCGTGGAAGAAAAGGGGGGATTTGCAGCGGGGTTGTACGTTTCGCGGATATGTATGGCGGACCTTGCGGATATTACATTCAACAGTTTTGACCTTGGTAAATTGGTTGTGCCGGCGGTAGAACTTACCACCGACCATCCGGTGATCGCGTGCATGGCGTCACAATTCGCGGGATGGCGGATAAAAGTAGGGAAGTTCTTCGGTATGGGCTCGGGGCCTGCACGGGCACTTTCGCTCAATCCAAAAGAGCTGTACGAGGAGATAGATTATACGGACGACGCAGATGAGGCGGTGCTGGTTCTGGAAAGCAACACGATGCCGGATGCTGAGGTGACGGCGGCGATAGCGAAGGCATGCACGGTGGAGCCAGAAGATCTTTACATCGTGGTTGTGCCAACGGCATCCATTGCAGGCTCTGTGCAGATATCCGCGCGTGGTATAGAAACCGGCGTACACCGGCTCGAAGTGCTCGGTCTTGATATAAACCGCATAAAACACGCGCACGGCCTCATCCCGATCTCACCCCTCGTCGGTGACGATCTGAAATGCATGGGCTCGACCAATGATTGCATCATGTACTGCGGTCGCATGTATTATTCGATAGATTACGAGGACGTAGAGGAATTGAAAGGCTACGTAAAGAGCGTCCCGTCAATGAACTCGAAGGATTACGGCAAGCCGTTTTACGTTACCTTTAAAGAGGCGGAATTCGACTTCTATAAGATCGATGCCGCTTCGTTCGCACCTGCGGAGGTCACCGTGAACGAATTGAACAGTGGTAAGACGTTCACCAGCGGGAAGATTAATCCGGAGGTGTTATTGGAGTCTTTTGGTGTGGAGTCGATATAA
- a CDS encoding phosphoribosyltransferase: MQEKFSCTFVDWNCAYDLCKDAGEEIKASGFKPEIIVGVARGGWYLARVLCDFFLLKDLLSLKMEHWGLAATITGDALLKYGLDEKAREMLSGKRVLIADDVTDTGDSLKLVVEYVESLGAREVKTVTMHHKTSSSYVPDFYGELMSDWTWIIYPWSFHEDVMELSEKIIANEGQGLSVRALRAALREKFDFYVPYYQLKDVVENMAYHGKLKRRKEEGEEEVWLLC; this comes from the coding sequence ATGCAAGAGAAATTTAGCTGCACGTTCGTTGATTGGAACTGTGCCTACGACCTTTGCAAGGATGCGGGCGAGGAGATAAAGGCCTCGGGCTTCAAGCCGGAGATTATTGTTGGCGTGGCGCGAGGCGGCTGGTATTTAGCTCGCGTGCTCTGTGATTTCTTTCTGCTCAAAGATCTGCTCAGTTTGAAGATGGAGCACTGGGGGCTAGCCGCCACGATTACGGGCGACGCACTGCTGAAATACGGGCTTGACGAGAAAGCACGCGAGATGCTGAGCGGGAAACGCGTGTTAATCGCCGATGACGTCACTGACACTGGCGATAGCCTAAAACTGGTCGTCGAGTATGTTGAATCCCTGGGTGCACGGGAGGTAAAAACCGTAACGATGCACCACAAAACCTCTTCCTCGTACGTTCCTGATTTCTACGGCGAGCTTATGAGCGATTGGACCTGGATCATCTATCCCTGGAGCTTTCATGAGGACGTGATGGAATTATCTGAGAAGATCATTGCGAACGAGGGGCAGGGGCTGAGCGTGCGTGCATTACGGGCTGCTCTGAGGGAAAAATTTGACTTTTATGTGCCCTATTATCAGCTCAAGGACGTAGTGGAGAATATGGCATATCACGGTAAACTAAAAAGAAGAAAAGAAGAAGGAGAGGAAGAGGTGTGGCTGCTGTGCTGA
- a CDS encoding ArgE/DapE family deacylase — MNEEERKVEERRKEDLDEIVASKETQKYLIDTLEALVRIPTFVPPGEHYGEIIDWLIPSFNDLGFTCDRIEMPADIYETRQKSAELSGARVNLLATKDYGAEESVDIYTHLDVVPAGEGWSTPPFEPVIKDGRIYGRGVADSKGSVAALLTALRIMAEQGLESRYNIQVALTTDEEIGLYSGLCFFADDGLLKGDYLLCMDTNNEGVCVATNGVMNWEMKVHGRSCHSSMPFLGVNAVENAALVIRELEALKKDVERRESEAPASPQMTEQTGRKHITSVFNVTMINGGVKENLIPPSCTVRGDRRYIPEEVEEEVVKEFEAAVEAIKSKHGIALDLYPKPGFPPMFTDPDDKWVKRVQVAATDAFGVSKGVIGVQGGLDVAYAVQRTKQPVCAFSVGNWMESNAHGPDENVRLSDLTNYVKFLVRLLT, encoded by the coding sequence ATGAACGAAGAAGAGCGAAAGGTGGAAGAGCGCAGGAAAGAAGATCTGGACGAGATAGTGGCAAGCAAAGAGACGCAGAAGTATCTTATTGATACCCTTGAGGCTTTGGTCAGGATACCAACGTTCGTGCCGCCTGGCGAACATTACGGCGAGATAATTGATTGGCTCATTCCTAGTTTCAACGATCTTGGATTCACATGCGACCGAATAGAGATGCCTGCGGATATTTATGAGACGCGGCAAAAGAGTGCGGAATTGAGCGGTGCGCGAGTCAACCTGCTTGCTACCAAGGATTACGGCGCAGAAGAGAGTGTGGATATTTACACGCATCTGGATGTCGTTCCGGCGGGAGAAGGCTGGAGCACGCCGCCCTTTGAGCCTGTAATTAAGGACGGCAGAATATACGGGCGCGGTGTCGCGGATTCGAAAGGAAGCGTCGCTGCACTATTAACCGCACTGCGCATTATGGCCGAGCAGGGTCTGGAGAGCAGGTACAATATCCAGGTTGCGTTGACTACGGATGAAGAGATAGGGCTTTATTCCGGGTTGTGCTTCTTTGCCGATGACGGCCTCTTGAAGGGCGATTATTTACTGTGCATGGATACCAATAATGAGGGTGTCTGCGTGGCAACGAACGGTGTGATGAACTGGGAGATGAAGGTGCACGGGCGATCGTGCCACAGCTCGATGCCATTTCTGGGTGTGAATGCGGTAGAAAACGCAGCGCTCGTGATTCGGGAGTTAGAAGCCCTGAAGAAAGACGTTGAGCGCAGGGAATCGGAGGCGCCCGCCAGCCCACAGATGACGGAACAGACGGGCCGGAAACACATAACGTCCGTTTTTAACGTTACAATGATAAACGGCGGTGTGAAGGAGAATCTGATACCTCCGAGCTGCACCGTGCGGGGCGACCGGCGCTACATCCCCGAAGAAGTGGAAGAAGAGGTAGTAAAGGAGTTTGAAGCAGCGGTAGAAGCGATAAAGAGTAAGCACGGAATTGCGCTGGATTTGTATCCGAAGCCGGGATTCCCGCCTATGTTCACCGATCCTGATGACAAATGGGTAAAGCGTGTGCAGGTTGCGGCAACGGATGCTTTTGGCGTTTCCAAAGGAGTAATAGGCGTGCAGGGTGGTCTGGACGTAGCGTATGCAGTACAACGAACGAAGCAGCCGGTGTGCGCATTCAGTGTTGGTAATTGGATGGAAAGCAACGCACACGGCCCTGACGAGAACGTCAGGCTAAGCGATTTAACAAACTACGTGAAGTTTTTGGTACGGCTGCTGACGTAA
- a CDS encoding nucleoside-diphosphate kinase, translating to MTEATEKPQYTMIILKPDALVKSLVGSILSRLLEARLRIVGAKVVKVSRERAEQHYAHLKDEPFFDDLYEYFSGKTYGPKYERVLVFVSTGEDAISKVRRIAGATNPLDADPISIRGAYGRINKQGIMENVIHCSDSEESAKKEIHLWFNPDEIVEEIYPTKKVIKNNCEVIEWA from the coding sequence ATGACCGAAGCAACAGAGAAGCCGCAATACACAATGATTATTCTGAAGCCCGACGCACTGGTGAAATCCTTGGTTGGGAGCATCCTCTCCCGCCTTTTAGAAGCACGCCTGAGGATTGTTGGTGCAAAGGTTGTCAAAGTATCTCGGGAACGTGCGGAGCAGCATTACGCGCATTTAAAAGACGAACCGTTTTTTGATGACCTTTATGAATACTTTTCCGGTAAAACCTATGGTCCAAAGTATGAACGCGTACTTGTGTTTGTGTCCACAGGGGAGGACGCAATCTCAAAAGTGCGAAGGATCGCTGGTGCAACGAATCCACTCGACGCAGACCCGATATCCATCCGCGGAGCATACGGCAGGATTAATAAACAAGGCATCATGGAGAACGTGATCCATTGCTCAGACTCCGAAGAATCCGCAAAAAAAGAAATCCACCTTTGGTTCAATCCCGATGAAATTGTTGAAGAGATCTATCCCACCAAAAAAGTCATTAAGAACAATTGCGAAGTGATTGAATGGGCATAG
- a CDS encoding sugar phosphate isomerase/epimerase: MGVLLGAPVWYGNRPFQTTLKELYKLGLDYIEFSLDYPLPDSMPKAEREELKQLVEEFGLKIGFHSPIDTPVAHPRDEIADASMTVLRNCMAFSAVFLPRSLYYNCHLHPRVTTYKLEDVRPQIKQKSLGRCEELTRLASEFGIPICVENELVPFDKSDLIHDALSRFYPHLQFTFDIGHAIKAEARHSKTKTGDGGYLDYLKKWIDKCGQKILVVHVHDCACTGNVVRDHLALGTGDLDLDEVFKLLKATTYKYLLVETFWKNRERKEMDYEELERNVELIKSYF; this comes from the coding sequence ATGGGCGTTTTATTAGGTGCACCAGTATGGTACGGAAACAGACCATTCCAGACGACACTGAAAGAGCTTTACAAACTTGGCCTGGATTACATCGAGTTTTCGCTTGATTATCCGCTGCCCGATAGCATGCCCAAAGCGGAGCGAGAAGAGCTAAAGCAGCTGGTAGAGGAGTTTGGTTTGAAAATCGGATTCCATTCGCCGATTGATACACCCGTAGCGCATCCGCGGGATGAGATAGCAGATGCGAGCATGACCGTTTTAAGAAACTGTATGGCGTTTTCCGCCGTGTTTCTACCGCGATCGTTGTACTACAATTGCCATCTGCATCCACGAGTAACCACCTACAAGCTCGAGGACGTGCGACCGCAGATAAAACAGAAAAGTCTGGGAAGATGCGAGGAGCTAACGCGACTGGCTTCCGAGTTTGGTATACCCATCTGCGTGGAGAATGAGTTAGTCCCGTTTGATAAGTCCGACCTGATACACGATGCGCTTTCGCGCTTCTACCCCCATCTGCAGTTCACCTTCGATATAGGACATGCGATAAAGGCGGAAGCACGCCACTCAAAGACCAAAACGGGTGACGGGGGCTATCTGGATTACCTGAAGAAATGGATAGACAAATGTGGTCAGAAGATACTGGTGGTGCACGTGCACGATTGCGCTTGCACCGGAAATGTAGTGCGAGATCATCTAGCACTTGGTACAGGGGACTTGGACCTCGATGAGGTATTCAAGCTCTTGAAAGCCACCACCTATAAGTATCTGCTGGTAGAGACTTTTTGGAAGAATCGAGAGCGAAAGGAGATGGATTATGAAGAGCTGGAGCGCAACGTGGAGTTAATTAAGAGCTATTTCTGA
- a CDS encoding nodulation protein NfeD, translating to MTSKLVRVILLSLVLVSIASALITPSVGAVIGNEHVIYVIRIEGTITEGTALDIVEGLREAEEMGAEAALIELDTPGGIVGSTLKITEAILNLDMPVITYVAPKGAIAASAGSFILISGNIAAMSPGTTTGAAMPVEIGVEGRKAADEKTINFFAGHIESIAASRGRNATQAKRFVTDNDALNENLALERGIIDLIAEDETALLNTVDGMTVKIGTENRTIATKGASLHIKEKTVRSSLLETLSDPQIAVILLMVGIYGLIFGFMSPGTYVPEMIGAICLILALYGIGLFEVNVFGILLIVVAVLLFIAEALTPTFGILTTGGAVCLIIGALILPKEPFLISPESGWFGGFALTIIGFAIASAAFFFFAMGAVLKLRKRRAQVGGEELIGRVTKAETEINEDEGTVKLRGEIWNARTVAGDRISGGEKVEIIDRDGLTLIVKRKAP from the coding sequence ATGACCAGCAAGCTTGTGCGTGTGATTCTTCTTAGCCTTGTTCTCGTTAGCATTGCAAGTGCTTTGATTACACCATCGGTGGGTGCCGTTATCGGCAACGAACACGTAATTTACGTGATAAGAATCGAAGGCACAATTACCGAAGGCACGGCCTTAGACATCGTTGAGGGCTTACGAGAAGCAGAGGAGATGGGGGCCGAAGCGGCATTGATTGAACTCGATACGCCTGGCGGGATCGTTGGTTCTACGCTGAAAATAACCGAAGCGATCCTGAATTTAGATATGCCTGTGATTACGTACGTAGCACCAAAAGGCGCAATAGCGGCATCCGCAGGCTCATTTATCCTCATTTCGGGGAACATCGCCGCGATGTCGCCCGGAACGACAACCGGAGCGGCAATGCCGGTCGAAATCGGTGTAGAAGGGCGAAAGGCCGCGGATGAGAAAACCATAAACTTCTTCGCAGGACATATCGAGAGCATTGCAGCATCGCGGGGTAGAAACGCAACGCAAGCCAAGCGCTTTGTTACCGATAACGATGCGCTCAACGAGAATCTCGCGTTGGAACGAGGAATAATTGATCTCATTGCAGAGGACGAAACAGCGCTTTTAAACACGGTTGATGGCATGACCGTTAAAATAGGCACTGAGAACAGAACAATAGCGACAAAAGGCGCATCTCTCCACATCAAGGAGAAAACGGTGCGATCTTCGCTGTTAGAAACGCTGAGTGATCCACAAATAGCAGTTATTCTGCTAATGGTTGGCATATACGGGCTGATCTTCGGCTTTATGTCTCCGGGGACCTACGTACCGGAAATGATCGGTGCAATCTGCCTGATTTTAGCGCTGTACGGCATAGGACTGTTCGAGGTAAACGTGTTTGGAATACTCCTGATTGTCGTCGCTGTTCTGCTGTTCATTGCGGAGGCGCTTACGCCTACCTTTGGCATACTCACGACGGGTGGCGCCGTATGCCTGATCATCGGAGCCTTAATCTTACCGAAAGAGCCTTTTCTCATTAGTCCTGAGTCCGGCTGGTTCGGGGGTTTCGCATTGACGATAATTGGCTTTGCGATAGCATCCGCAGCTTTCTTCTTCTTCGCTATGGGCGCCGTGCTGAAGCTGAGAAAGCGACGAGCGCAAGTAGGTGGCGAAGAGCTTATCGGACGAGTAACGAAGGCGGAGACAGAAATTAACGAGGACGAAGGCACGGTGAAATTACGAGGCGAAATCTGGAACGCTCGAACTGTGGCCGGTGACCGGATATCCGGGGGTGAAAAAGTGGAAATAATAGATCGCGACGGGTTAACGTTAATCGTGAAACGGAAAGCGCCGTGA